The following coding sequences are from one Streptomyces sp. NBC_00536 window:
- a CDS encoding sensor histidine kinase → MHVKPVAPALHRVQAAGRRLSESWAGSRRALDVLTALGCLGLMALDLPGLASEDNSLNAPQAAVVLTVGAATLLLRRRAPWLSYVTALLFIGWLHELTLIQFALYSVGRYRGRRAGILATTGYVLFAFALFNLPGWPEERADTLSGFLSLVIPIGVLAAAVGIAAYRHDLVRELAVRRGESAVYEAVEQERRSVARDVHDFVGRELTLLTVRSEVLSMRARDTAHAKDFEELADTARRAHLVLNEIIVQRGERAATPGVDGLPALADESGRAGSPVRLVMDPDVRALSPLRQAAVYRVVQECLTNAAKHARGETIEVSIAADGPQLRIAVSNGLPVRGPVRAPVSAGSGTASMAERVRSLGGTLTATRTHDTYTVVATLPRG, encoded by the coding sequence ATGCACGTCAAGCCCGTCGCCCCGGCGCTCCACCGGGTCCAGGCCGCCGGCCGCCGGCTCTCCGAGAGCTGGGCCGGGTCGCGGCGCGCGCTCGACGTCCTCACCGCGCTGGGCTGCCTCGGGCTGATGGCGCTGGACCTGCCGGGACTGGCCTCCGAGGACAACTCGCTGAACGCCCCGCAGGCCGCCGTGGTCCTCACCGTCGGCGCCGCCACCCTGCTGCTGCGGCGCCGGGCGCCGTGGCTCTCGTACGTCACCGCGCTGCTCTTCATCGGCTGGCTGCACGAACTCACCCTCATCCAGTTCGCGCTGTACTCCGTCGGCCGCTACCGCGGGCGGCGGGCCGGGATCCTCGCCACGACCGGGTACGTCCTCTTCGCCTTCGCCCTCTTCAACCTGCCGGGCTGGCCCGAGGAACGGGCCGACACCCTGAGCGGCTTCCTCAGCCTGGTCATCCCCATCGGGGTGCTGGCCGCCGCCGTCGGCATCGCCGCCTACCGGCACGACCTGGTGCGCGAGCTGGCCGTGCGGCGCGGCGAATCGGCCGTCTACGAGGCCGTGGAGCAGGAGCGCCGCTCGGTCGCGCGGGACGTGCACGACTTCGTCGGGCGGGAGCTGACCCTGCTGACGGTGCGCTCCGAGGTGCTCTCGATGAGGGCGCGCGACACGGCCCACGCGAAGGACTTCGAGGAACTGGCCGACACCGCGCGCCGGGCCCACCTCGTGCTCAACGAGATCATCGTGCAGCGCGGCGAGCGGGCCGCCACCCCGGGCGTGGACGGGCTGCCCGCGCTCGCCGACGAGAGCGGCCGGGCGGGCTCGCCCGTTCGGCTCGTCATGGACCCGGACGTGCGCGCGCTCTCGCCGCTGCGCCAGGCCGCCGTGTACCGGGTGGTCCAGGAGTGCCTGACGAACGCCGCCAAGCACGCGCGCGGCGAGACCATCGAGGTGTCCATCGCGGCCGACGGCCCGCAGCTGCGGATCGCGGTCAGCAACGGCCTGCCCGTGCGCGGCCCGGTGCGCGCCCCCGTCTCGGCGGGCTCGGGCACGGCGAGCATGGCCGAGCGCGTCCGCAGCCTGGGCGGCACCCTGACCGCGACGCGCACGCACGACACCTACACGGTCGTCGCCACCCTCCCGCGCGGCTGA
- a CDS encoding DUF4233 domain-containing protein: MRTLCASTLIGEFFVIGFAGLVAMKNPDLTQATVWTVCGVTMLLSVLLCGMLSRPGAVQIGWALQIGLILSGFVVPTMFILGAVFAGLWWCSVHYGRKIDVIKARWAAQAEASAPDAA, from the coding sequence ATGCGCACGCTCTGTGCCAGCACGCTGATCGGCGAGTTCTTCGTGATCGGCTTCGCCGGTCTGGTCGCGATGAAGAACCCGGACCTGACCCAGGCCACGGTCTGGACGGTCTGCGGGGTCACCATGCTGCTGTCGGTGCTGCTGTGCGGGATGCTCTCGCGCCCCGGCGCCGTCCAGATCGGCTGGGCGCTGCAGATCGGGCTGATCCTGAGCGGGTTCGTCGTTCCGACGATGTTCATCCTGGGTGCGGTGTTCGCCGGGCTGTGGTGGTGTTCGGTGCATTACGGGCGCAAGATCGACGTCATCAAGGCCCGCTGGGCCGCGCAGGCGGAGGCCTCCGCACCTGACGCTGCGTGA
- the mrdA gene encoding penicillin-binding protein 2 codes for MTNIPETGRTPRVQIRLVILQVLVFSLLLTLGGRLWYLQIRNGAEYADKAKNNHVQQVVQPAVRGSVLDARGVPLADNETRLVVSASRTDLMKIKDKGKDVLTRLAGILDMKPQEVMDKVRLCDAKTPQPCWNGSPYQPIPVTLQATTQQALQIRERPEDFPGITAEPTAVRRYPAPGGANTGQVLGYLSPVTDNEIQAAKTTNSPFLRSDQVGRFGLERTYDKELRGKSGVTRYEVDNLGRVIGEAKNDPAVPGANVVTSIDSRVQAVAEYELNAAMVEARKQNDRNTGVNYKADAGAVVVLESKTGRVVAMASNPTYDPNVWVGGISGKDYAKLTAKESNVPLMNRAIQGQAAPGSIFKVIPTAAAVNAGYAFDGSYPCPSSYSIGGQVFKNFESQGHGSITLGQALEVSCDTVFYALGHQQWLKDGGLKPGKNPAQIFYKTAHQFGLGAETGVDLPGEEKGRVPDREWKQRFWEANKDQWCKVGKKGGTYVELLSYENCLEGNLMRAGDAVNYSIGQGDTLVTPIQMATIYAAIANGGTLYNPTIGKAVISADGKQTQEIQPKAHGKLPMTEETRDKINGALEGVATRGTAAWRFGGWPQKQIPMHAKTGTAEVYGKQTTSWFATYTEDYTVVMTISQGGTGSGASGPAVRNIYNAIYGLDMAGKQDLSKALLPHPESALPKIQPDGSIDAPEVKPYVPPSPEDAPPPALAGPPPAPGTGRQD; via the coding sequence GTGACCAACATTCCCGAGACCGGCCGCACCCCACGGGTGCAGATCCGGCTCGTCATCCTGCAGGTGCTCGTCTTCTCGCTGCTGCTCACGCTCGGCGGCCGGCTGTGGTACCTGCAGATCCGCAACGGCGCGGAGTACGCGGACAAGGCCAAGAACAACCACGTCCAGCAGGTCGTCCAGCCCGCCGTGCGCGGCTCGGTCCTCGACGCCCGCGGGGTGCCCCTGGCCGACAATGAGACCCGCCTGGTCGTCTCCGCCAGCCGCACCGACCTGATGAAAATAAAGGACAAGGGCAAGGACGTCCTCACCCGGCTGGCCGGGATCCTGGACATGAAGCCGCAGGAGGTCATGGACAAGGTCCGGCTCTGCGACGCCAAGACCCCCCAGCCCTGCTGGAACGGTTCCCCGTACCAGCCGATCCCGGTCACCCTGCAGGCCACCACCCAGCAGGCCCTGCAGATCCGCGAGCGCCCCGAGGACTTCCCCGGCATCACCGCCGAACCCACCGCCGTACGCCGCTACCCGGCCCCCGGCGGCGCCAACACCGGCCAGGTCCTCGGCTACCTCTCGCCCGTCACCGACAACGAGATCCAGGCCGCCAAGACCACCAACTCGCCGTTCCTGCGCTCCGACCAGGTCGGCCGCTTCGGCCTGGAGCGCACCTACGACAAGGAACTGCGCGGCAAGTCCGGCGTCACCCGCTACGAGGTCGACAACCTCGGCCGCGTCATCGGCGAGGCCAAGAACGACCCCGCGGTCCCCGGCGCCAACGTGGTCACCAGCATCGACTCCCGGGTCCAGGCGGTCGCCGAGTACGAGCTGAACGCGGCCATGGTCGAGGCCCGCAAGCAGAACGACCGCAACACCGGCGTCAACTACAAGGCCGACGCGGGCGCCGTCGTCGTCCTGGAGTCCAAGACCGGCCGCGTCGTGGCCATGGCCTCCAACCCGACCTACGACCCGAACGTCTGGGTCGGCGGGATCTCCGGCAAGGACTACGCCAAGCTCACCGCCAAGGAGTCCAACGTCCCGCTGATGAACCGGGCGATCCAGGGCCAGGCCGCCCCCGGCTCCATCTTCAAGGTGATCCCGACCGCCGCCGCGGTGAACGCCGGGTACGCCTTCGACGGCAGCTACCCCTGCCCCAGCTCGTACTCCATCGGCGGGCAGGTCTTCAAGAACTTCGAGTCCCAGGGCCACGGATCCATCACCCTCGGCCAAGCCCTGGAGGTGTCCTGCGACACCGTCTTCTACGCCCTCGGCCACCAGCAGTGGCTGAAGGACGGTGGTCTCAAGCCGGGGAAGAACCCGGCGCAGATCTTCTACAAGACCGCCCACCAGTTCGGCCTCGGCGCGGAGACCGGCGTCGACCTGCCGGGCGAGGAGAAGGGCCGGGTCCCCGACCGCGAGTGGAAGCAGCGGTTCTGGGAGGCCAACAAGGACCAGTGGTGCAAGGTCGGCAAGAAGGGCGGCACCTACGTCGAGCTGCTGTCCTACGAGAACTGCCTCGAAGGCAACCTCATGCGCGCCGGTGACGCCGTCAACTACTCCATCGGGCAGGGCGACACCCTCGTCACCCCGATCCAGATGGCCACCATCTACGCGGCCATCGCCAACGGCGGCACCCTGTACAACCCGACCATCGGCAAGGCCGTCATCAGCGCCGACGGCAAGCAGACGCAGGAGATCCAGCCGAAGGCGCACGGCAAACTGCCCATGACCGAGGAGACCCGGGACAAGATAAACGGTGCGCTGGAGGGTGTCGCCACGCGCGGCACCGCCGCCTGGCGCTTCGGCGGCTGGCCGCAGAAGCAGATCCCAATGCACGCCAAGACCGGCACCGCCGAGGTCTACGGCAAGCAGACGACGTCCTGGTTCGCCACGTACACCGAGGACTACACGGTCGTGATGACGATCTCCCAGGGTGGTACCGGTTCCGGCGCCTCCGGTCCCGCCGTGCGCAACATCTACAACGCCATCTACGGCCTCGACATGGCGGGCAAGCAGGACCTGAGCAAGGCCCTGCTGCCGCACCCCGAGTCGGCCCTGCCCAAGATCCAGCCCGACGGCTCGATCGACGCGCCCGAGGTCAAGCCGTACGTGCCCCCCTCCCCGGAGGACGCACCGCCGCCCGCCCTCGCCGGGCCGCCGCCCGCCCCGGGAACCGGGAGGCAGGACTGA
- a CDS encoding vitamin K epoxide reductase family protein, protein MTTEYSPAGARLRGLPLLLLIGGVLGTLSSCVLTYDRIRGLEDPLFSPGCNINTVLSCGDVMTTWQGNLLGFPNMLLGVAGFAALAGLGLALVAGAVFPRWLWRGVWAGVAAGFAFTVWLIGQCLFVIGALCPWCMVVWAVMIPLFWYVTRHLSRPGSALRAVPHWLVPAFLYLLVVALIFSVFGPSVFGSSVFGIRIL, encoded by the coding sequence ATGACCACCGAGTACTCCCCCGCCGGCGCCCGGCTCCGCGGCCTGCCCCTCCTGCTGCTGATCGGCGGCGTGCTCGGCACGCTCTCCTCGTGCGTGCTGACCTACGACCGCATCCGCGGCCTGGAGGACCCGCTCTTCAGTCCCGGCTGCAACATCAACACGGTCCTGAGCTGCGGCGACGTGATGACCACCTGGCAGGGCAATCTGCTGGGCTTCCCCAACATGCTCCTGGGCGTCGCGGGCTTCGCGGCGCTGGCGGGCCTGGGCCTGGCGCTGGTCGCCGGGGCGGTCTTCCCGCGCTGGCTGTGGCGCGGTGTGTGGGCCGGGGTCGCGGCGGGCTTCGCCTTCACGGTGTGGCTGATCGGCCAGTGCCTGTTCGTGATCGGCGCGCTGTGTCCGTGGTGCATGGTCGTGTGGGCGGTCATGATCCCGCTCTTCTGGTACGTCACACGGCACCTGTCCCGGCCGGGGTCCGCGCTGCGGGCCGTGCCCCACTGGCTGGTCCCCGCGTTCCTCTACCTCCTCGTCGTGGCGCTCATCTTTTCCGTATTCGGGCCTTCCGTATTCGGCTCTTCCGTATTCGGTATTCGAATCCTCTGA
- a CDS encoding rod shape-determining protein — protein sequence MPQASSNKTGSSRDIGIDLGTANTLVYARGHGIVLNEPSVVAVRAGTTTAVAVGTDAKETIGRTPGSITAIRPLKGGVICDYEAAEEMIRHFVRKAVPGRRPRTRMVVCVPSGVTPVERRAIIHASTRAGAKAVHLIEEPMAAAIGAGLPVAEPRGSMVVDIGGGTTEVAVISLGGIVTSQSLRVGGDRLDAAIIDYVRKEHSLLIGERTAEDIKCAIGSAWPDPGQPELEERTFTVRGREKVAGMPKTLQLTSQDVRSALDEPVEAIIAAVRTTLEECPPELSGDVMEYGIVLTGGGALLPGLDLRVASATGIPVFVADNPLDCVALGSGKCVEDMDTLNSLLAPAAK from the coding sequence ATGCCGCAGGCCAGCAGCAATAAGACGGGGTCCAGCCGCGACATAGGGATAGATCTGGGGACCGCGAACACCCTCGTCTACGCACGGGGCCACGGCATCGTGCTCAATGAGCCGTCCGTGGTGGCGGTCCGGGCGGGCACCACGACGGCCGTCGCCGTGGGCACCGACGCCAAGGAGACCATCGGCCGCACCCCCGGCTCCATCACCGCGATCCGCCCGCTCAAGGGCGGGGTGATCTGCGACTACGAGGCCGCGGAGGAGATGATCCGGCACTTCGTGCGCAAGGCCGTGCCGGGCCGCAGGCCGCGCACCCGCATGGTGGTCTGCGTACCGTCCGGGGTCACCCCGGTCGAGCGGCGGGCCATCATCCACGCCTCGACCCGGGCGGGGGCCAAGGCCGTGCACCTGATCGAGGAGCCGATGGCGGCGGCGATCGGCGCCGGGCTGCCGGTCGCGGAACCGCGCGGCTCGATGGTGGTGGACATCGGCGGCGGCACCACCGAGGTCGCCGTGATCTCGCTGGGCGGGATCGTCACCTCGCAGTCGCTGCGGGTCGGCGGGGACCGGCTCGACGCGGCGATCATCGACTACGTCCGCAAGGAGCACTCGCTGCTCATCGGCGAGCGCACCGCCGAGGACATCAAGTGCGCGATCGGCTCGGCCTGGCCGGACCCCGGGCAGCCGGAGCTGGAGGAGCGCACCTTCACCGTGCGCGGCCGCGAGAAGGTGGCGGGGATGCCCAAGACCCTGCAACTGACCTCCCAGGACGTGCGCTCGGCCCTCGACGAGCCGGTCGAGGCGATCATCGCGGCGGTCCGCACCACCCTGGAGGAGTGCCCGCCGGAACTGTCCGGTGACGTGATGGAGTACGGGATCGTGCTGACCGGCGGCGGCGCGCTGCTGCCGGGGCTGGACCTGCGCGTCGCCTCGGCGACCGGCATCCCGGTGTTCGTCGCGGACAACCCGCTGGACTGCGTGGCCCTGGGCTCGGGCAAGTGCGTCGAGGACATGGACACGCTGAACTCGCTGCTGGCCCCGGCGGCGAAGTGA
- the mreD gene encoding rod shape-determining protein MreD, with protein MRFNRILLSATLVVVALVVQVTVLGRLQLPGAVPDLVLLTVVALALVYGPVSGALIGFTAGLLTDLAPPADHAAGRYALVLCLIGYACGLMRPDTGRFRSAWGPMLTVVAAAVCSTLLYAGVGALVGDTAARHVGLTGLLFTAVLYDLLLAPFTVPFLMALARRAENDPMAVEANGGPAQGADVASGWLSGGTGLRIGSQRGGLRMKSARSRANKAVRIKGVKGVKGVKSVKGVKKL; from the coding sequence ATGCGCTTCAACCGGATCCTGCTCTCCGCCACCCTGGTCGTGGTCGCCCTCGTCGTCCAGGTCACCGTGCTCGGGCGGCTCCAGCTGCCCGGCGCCGTCCCCGACCTGGTGCTGCTCACCGTCGTCGCCCTCGCCCTGGTCTACGGGCCGGTCAGCGGCGCCCTGATCGGCTTCACCGCCGGACTGCTGACCGACCTGGCCCCGCCCGCCGACCACGCCGCCGGACGCTACGCCCTGGTGCTCTGCCTCATCGGCTACGCGTGCGGGCTGATGCGGCCCGACACCGGGCGCTTCCGTTCCGCCTGGGGGCCGATGCTCACCGTCGTGGCCGCCGCGGTCTGCTCCACCCTGCTCTACGCGGGCGTGGGCGCCCTCGTCGGCGACACCGCCGCCCGCCACGTCGGGCTGACCGGGCTGCTGTTCACCGCGGTCCTCTACGACCTGCTGCTCGCCCCGTTCACCGTGCCGTTCCTGATGGCGCTGGCCCGGCGCGCCGAGAACGACCCGATGGCCGTCGAGGCCAACGGTGGCCCGGCACAGGGCGCCGACGTGGCCTCCGGCTGGCTCTCGGGCGGTACGGGCCTGCGCATCGGCAGCCAGCGCGGCGGGCTGCGGATGAAGAGCGCGCGGAGCCGCGCGAACAAAGCCGTGCGCATAAAGGGCGTCAAGGGGGTCAAGGGCGTGAAGAGCGTCAAGGGCGTCAAGAAGCTGTGA
- the mreC gene encoding rod shape-determining protein MreC: MRDTRESRLLLVLLIAIAFALITVDIRAGEESPVDGARQAAAAVFGPVEKGVATAVDPVAHAIGAVRDSGERHNRITALEGENAALKAKLGSDDRNKSRIHELDEMLKRAGSGQYGIKGAEVIAIGAAQGFSWTVTIDAGSKDGIERDMTVLNGDGLVGRVTTVGPDTATVVLANDPDFTVGTRLEKTGELGFATGQGDRALSVQMLNGKAKVSPGDRLVTFGSRGNKPFVPGVPIGEVVKVDPSRGDLTRTLWVRPYVGFSRLDIVGVVVMPPRADPRDAVLPPKPEGPKPTPTVTVTVAPSPSGSAKPAAE; this comes from the coding sequence GTGAGGGACACACGAGAGAGCCGGCTGCTCCTGGTGCTTCTGATCGCCATCGCGTTCGCATTGATCACGGTGGACATCAGGGCGGGCGAGGAGTCGCCGGTCGACGGTGCCCGGCAGGCCGCCGCAGCGGTCTTCGGCCCGGTCGAGAAGGGCGTGGCGACCGCGGTCGACCCGGTCGCCCACGCCATAGGGGCGGTGCGCGACTCCGGGGAGCGCCACAACCGCATCACCGCGCTCGAAGGCGAGAACGCCGCGCTCAAGGCCAAACTGGGCAGCGACGACCGCAACAAGAGCCGCATCCACGAACTGGACGAGATGCTCAAGCGGGCCGGCTCCGGCCAGTACGGCATCAAGGGCGCCGAGGTCATCGCCATAGGAGCGGCCCAGGGCTTCTCCTGGACCGTGACCATCGACGCCGGCAGCAAGGACGGCATCGAACGCGACATGACCGTCCTCAACGGCGACGGACTCGTCGGCCGGGTCACCACCGTCGGCCCCGACACCGCCACCGTCGTCCTCGCCAACGACCCCGACTTCACGGTGGGCACCCGCCTGGAGAAGACCGGCGAACTCGGCTTCGCCACCGGCCAGGGCGACCGCGCCCTGTCCGTCCAGATGCTCAACGGCAAGGCCAAGGTCAGCCCCGGCGACCGCCTCGTCACCTTCGGCTCGCGCGGCAACAAGCCCTTCGTGCCGGGCGTCCCGATCGGTGAGGTCGTCAAGGTCGACCCCTCCCGCGGCGACCTCACCCGCACCCTCTGGGTCCGGCCGTACGTCGGCTTCTCCCGCCTCGACATCGTCGGCGTCGTCGTCATGCCGCCGCGCGCCGACCCGCGCGACGCCGTCCTGCCGCCCAAGCCCGAAGGGCCCAAGCCGACCCCGACCGTCACGGTCACCGTCGCGCCGTCCCCCAGCGGGTCCGCCAAACCGGCCGCCGAGTAG
- the folC gene encoding bifunctional tetrahydrofolate synthase/dihydrofolate synthase, which yields MSEQQPERPESDDRSDEFDEIVAEETDRDPDLAVIEAGSRTLRAHGGAPQGDQAPSRPEDPEVERALREVEQELAGRWGETKLEPSVTRIAALMDVLGAPQRAYPSIHVTGTNGKTSTARMIEALLVAFELRTGRYTSPHVQSITERISLDGLPISHERFVETYHDIKPYVEMVDAAEEYRLSFFEVLTGMAYAAFADAPVDAAVVEVGMGGSWDATNVIDGSVAVITPISLDHTDRLGSTPGEIAQEKGGVIKQGAAVILAQQPVDAAQVLLKKAVEVDATVAREGMEFGVVSREVAVGGQHLTLRGLGGEYEDIFLPLYGAHMAHNAAVALAAVEAFFGIGAEHARPLDVDTVRKAFASVSSPGRMEVVRRSPTVVLDAAHNPAGALATAEAVTESFGFSRLIGVVAASEGKDVKGVMEAFEPIFAEVVVTENTSHRAMGADELAAIAVEVFGAERVQVEPRLDDALEAAITLAEEEAEFGGAGVLVTGSVITVGEARLLLKRG from the coding sequence GTGAGTGAGCAGCAGCCTGAGAGGCCTGAGAGCGACGACCGGTCCGACGAGTTCGACGAGATCGTGGCCGAAGAGACCGACCGCGACCCCGACCTGGCGGTGATCGAGGCCGGCAGCCGCACCCTGCGCGCCCATGGCGGGGCGCCCCAGGGCGACCAGGCCCCCTCCCGCCCCGAAGACCCGGAGGTGGAGCGGGCCCTGCGCGAGGTGGAGCAGGAGCTGGCCGGCCGCTGGGGCGAGACCAAGCTGGAGCCGTCCGTCACGCGCATCGCCGCGCTGATGGACGTCCTCGGCGCACCGCAGCGCGCGTACCCCTCCATCCATGTCACCGGCACCAACGGCAAGACCAGCACCGCCCGCATGATCGAGGCCCTGCTGGTCGCCTTCGAGCTGCGCACCGGGCGCTACACCAGCCCGCACGTGCAGTCGATCACCGAGCGGATCAGCCTCGACGGGCTGCCGATCAGCCACGAGCGGTTCGTGGAGACCTACCACGACATCAAGCCGTACGTGGAGATGGTCGACGCGGCCGAGGAGTACCGGCTGTCCTTCTTCGAGGTGCTCACCGGGATGGCCTACGCGGCCTTCGCGGACGCCCCGGTCGACGCGGCCGTGGTCGAGGTCGGCATGGGCGGCAGCTGGGACGCCACCAACGTGATCGACGGCTCGGTCGCGGTGATCACCCCGATCAGCCTGGACCACACGGACCGGCTCGGCTCCACCCCCGGCGAGATCGCGCAGGAGAAGGGCGGGGTCATCAAGCAGGGCGCCGCCGTGATCCTGGCGCAGCAGCCGGTGGACGCGGCGCAGGTGCTGCTGAAGAAGGCCGTCGAGGTGGACGCGACCGTGGCCCGCGAGGGCATGGAGTTCGGCGTCGTCTCCCGCGAGGTGGCGGTCGGCGGCCAGCACCTGACCCTGCGCGGTCTGGGCGGCGAGTACGAGGACATCTTCCTGCCCCTGTACGGCGCCCACATGGCCCACAACGCGGCCGTCGCCCTGGCGGCCGTCGAGGCCTTCTTCGGGATCGGCGCCGAGCACGCGCGCCCGCTGGACGTGGACACCGTCCGCAAGGCCTTCGCGTCCGTGTCCTCCCCGGGCCGGATGGAGGTCGTCCGGCGCAGCCCCACGGTGGTGCTGGACGCCGCGCACAACCCGGCGGGCGCCCTGGCCACCGCCGAGGCGGTCACCGAGTCCTTCGGCTTCAGCAGGCTGATCGGCGTGGTCGCCGCGAGCGAGGGCAAGGACGTCAAGGGCGTCATGGAGGCCTTCGAGCCGATCTTCGCCGAGGTCGTGGTGACCGAGAACACCAGCCACCGGGCGATGGGCGCGGACGAGCTGGCCGCGATCGCGGTGGAGGTCTTCGGCGCCGAGCGGGTGCAGGTCGAGCCCCGGCTGGACGACGCGCTGGAGGCGGCCATCACCCTGGCGGAGGAAGAGGCCGAATTCGGAGGGGCCGGGGTCCTGGTGACCGGTTCCGTGATCACGGTGGGCGAGGCCCGCCTGCTGCTCAAGAGGGGCTGA
- a CDS encoding rod shape-determining protein, which produces MSFIGRDMAIDLGTANTLVYVRGRGIVLNEPSVVAINTNTGGILAVGSEAKKMIGRTPGNIVAVRPLKDGVIADFEITERMLRYFILKIHKRRYLARPRVVVCVPSGITGVERRAVIEASTQAGARQVHIIEEPMAAAIGSGLPVHEATGNMVVDIGGGTTEVAVISLGGIVTAQSIRVAGDELDNAIIQHIKKEYSLLLGERTAEQIKITIGSAYDLDKDEHTEIRGRDLVSGLPKTVVISAAEVRKAIEEPVNAIVDAVKTTLDKCPPELSGDIMDRGIVLTGGGALLRGLDERLRRETGMPIHIAEDPLDSVALGSGKCVEEFEALQQVLDAQPRR; this is translated from the coding sequence ATGTCGTTCATCGGCCGTGACATGGCGATCGACCTCGGGACCGCCAACACGCTGGTGTACGTGAGGGGCCGGGGAATCGTCCTGAACGAGCCGTCCGTGGTCGCCATCAACACGAACACCGGTGGCATCCTGGCGGTCGGCTCCGAAGCGAAGAAGATGATCGGGCGCACGCCCGGCAACATCGTCGCCGTACGACCCCTCAAGGACGGCGTGATCGCCGACTTCGAGATCACCGAGCGCATGCTCCGGTACTTCATCCTCAAGATCCACAAGCGCCGTTACCTGGCCCGTCCGCGCGTCGTGGTCTGCGTACCCTCCGGCATCACGGGAGTGGAGCGGCGCGCCGTCATCGAGGCGTCCACGCAGGCCGGCGCCCGCCAGGTGCACATCATCGAAGAGCCCATGGCCGCCGCCATCGGCTCGGGCCTGCCCGTCCACGAGGCCACCGGCAACATGGTCGTGGACATCGGCGGCGGCACCACCGAGGTGGCCGTCATCTCCCTCGGCGGAATCGTCACGGCACAGTCCATCCGGGTCGCCGGTGACGAGCTGGACAACGCGATCATCCAGCACATCAAGAAGGAGTACTCGCTCCTCCTCGGCGAGCGCACCGCCGAGCAGATCAAGATCACCATCGGGTCGGCCTACGACCTCGACAAGGACGAGCACACCGAGATCCGCGGCCGCGACCTCGTCTCGGGCCTGCCCAAGACCGTGGTCATCTCCGCCGCCGAGGTGCGCAAGGCCATCGAGGAGCCCGTCAACGCCATCGTCGACGCGGTCAAGACCACCCTCGACAAGTGCCCGCCGGAGCTGTCCGGCGACATCATGGACCGCGGCATCGTCCTCACCGGCGGCGGCGCCCTGCTGCGCGGCCTCGACGAGCGGCTGCGCCGCGAGACCGGGATGCCGATCCACATCGCCGAGGACCCCCTCGACTCGGTCGCCCTCGGCTCCGGCAAGTGCGTCGAGGAGTTCGAGGCGCTCCAGCAGGTCCTGGACGCGCAGCCCCGGCGCTGA
- the ndk gene encoding nucleoside-diphosphate kinase produces the protein MTQRTLVLLKPDAVRRGLIGEVIGRIERKAGWTIPALELRTLDQETLEAHYGEHKGKPFYEPLMGFMSSGPVVALVVEGERVIEGVRQLAGPTDPIAAAPGSIRGDFGTITRENLIHASDSEESAERELKLFFPAL, from the coding sequence ATGACCCAGCGCACTCTCGTCCTGCTCAAGCCCGACGCCGTCCGTCGTGGCCTGATCGGCGAGGTCATCGGCCGGATCGAGCGGAAGGCCGGCTGGACCATCCCGGCGCTGGAGCTGCGCACGCTGGACCAGGAGACCCTGGAGGCGCACTACGGCGAGCACAAGGGCAAGCCGTTCTACGAGCCCCTCATGGGCTTCATGTCCTCCGGCCCCGTCGTCGCCCTGGTGGTCGAAGGGGAACGCGTGATCGAGGGTGTCCGCCAGCTGGCCGGACCCACTGACCCGATCGCCGCGGCGCCCGGGTCCATCCGGGGTGACTTCGGCACCATCACCCGGGAGAACCTGATCCACGCGTCGGATTCCGAGGAGTCCGCCGAGCGGGAGCTGAAGCTGTTCTTCCCCGCGCTCTGA